In a single window of the Amycolatopsis sp. cg5 genome:
- a CDS encoding M23 family metallopeptidase yields MKGALNGAVVRVRGSHRLAPPSSALRGRVVVAAVACGAFAAAAAGQTLNSAGATDSDAAVTPLANATDASAAFGLGGAATGGAPELLPASHLSDPSAEAQKLADSEQVTQAREKREAAARKAAEEAAKPKTCLPAKGTFTSGFGARWGTSHLGVDIANSIGTPIYAAAAGTVIEAGPASGFGLWVRIQHDDGTVTVYGHMNSFSVRAGQKVGCGDQIAEIGNRGQSTGPHLHFEVWQNGTKKINPLPWLSARGINLT; encoded by the coding sequence GTGAAAGGCGCACTGAACGGTGCCGTCGTTCGCGTCCGGGGTTCCCACCGGCTTGCTCCTCCCTCGTCAGCTCTGCGCGGTCGTGTCGTCGTTGCCGCTGTCGCCTGTGGCGCTTTCGCCGCAGCCGCGGCAGGCCAGACGCTGAACTCGGCGGGTGCCACTGATTCCGACGCCGCGGTCACCCCGCTGGCGAACGCCACCGACGCGAGCGCGGCCTTCGGGCTCGGCGGCGCGGCCACCGGCGGCGCACCCGAACTGCTCCCGGCGTCGCACCTGAGCGACCCCTCCGCCGAAGCGCAGAAGCTGGCCGACAGCGAGCAGGTCACCCAGGCCCGCGAGAAGCGTGAAGCCGCCGCCCGCAAGGCGGCCGAAGAGGCCGCCAAGCCCAAGACCTGCCTGCCCGCCAAGGGCACCTTCACCTCAGGTTTCGGCGCCCGCTGGGGCACGAGCCACCTCGGCGTCGACATCGCGAACTCGATCGGCACCCCGATCTACGCGGCCGCCGCCGGCACTGTCATCGAGGCTGGCCCGGCCAGCGGTTTCGGCCTGTGGGTACGCATCCAGCACGACGACGGCACCGTGACCGTCTACGGCCACATGAACAGCTTCTCCGTGCGCGCCGGCCAGAAGGTCGGCTGCGGCGACCAGATCGCCGAGATCGGCAACCGCGGCCAGTCCACCGGCCCGCACCTGCACTTCGAGGTCTGGCAGAACGGCACCAAGAAGATCAACCCGCTGCCGTGGCTTTCCGCGCGGGGCATCAACCTCACGTAA
- a CDS encoding GNAT family N-acetyltransferase, whose translation MAEVALRPLEDADLDAVFEQMRDPESVRMAAFTAKDPDDRAAFDAHMAKVRAAPDVTNRAVTLDGRFAGTIAAFVVEGDTELTYWIDRAYWGQGVASRAVALLLDVVTVRPVHARAASDNEGSLKVLLKAGFTVVGTDAGYANARGAEIEETILRLD comes from the coding sequence GTGGCAGAGGTGGCATTGCGGCCGCTCGAGGACGCGGACCTCGACGCGGTGTTCGAGCAGATGCGCGATCCCGAGTCGGTCCGGATGGCCGCGTTCACGGCCAAGGACCCCGACGACCGCGCGGCGTTCGACGCGCACATGGCGAAGGTGCGTGCCGCGCCCGACGTCACCAACCGCGCGGTGACGCTCGACGGGCGGTTCGCCGGCACCATCGCGGCCTTCGTCGTGGAAGGCGACACCGAGCTCACCTACTGGATCGACCGCGCGTACTGGGGGCAGGGCGTCGCGAGCCGTGCGGTGGCTCTGCTGCTCGACGTCGTCACCGTCCGGCCGGTGCACGCTCGCGCCGCCAGTGACAACGAGGGCTCGCTCAAGGTCCTGCTGAAGGCGGGCTTCACGGTCGTCGGCACCGACGCCGGGTACGCGAACGCCAGGGGCGCCGAAATCGAGGAGACGATCCTGCGGCTCGACTGA
- a CDS encoding IS66 family transposase, giving the protein MAAYLLTYQHIPIARAAQLLADVLGMNVSTGWVSSVLRQVAPALQPFTDAVHDAVRRAPVAHFDETALRAAGVRWWLHSASTEKLTTYLLHPQRGRDAIDAFGVLPGFAGIAVHDGWHPYRTYTEVVHALCNAHHQRELIAATETHPDQDWPGLLIGVLDELNVAAHTARDLDLPELPAEVLHPMITRFDKHLADGLNLHPRNHIGHPQGGRPRQSTTRALLERLHRHRDDVLRFAFDLTVPFTNNQAERDIRMTKTQLKLAGWRTTTGATTWLTVRSYISTTRKNGVHTLTALHNAITGNPWLPTNPATT; this is encoded by the coding sequence TTGGCGGCGTATCTGCTGACCTATCAGCACATCCCGATCGCCCGCGCCGCGCAACTGCTGGCCGACGTGCTGGGCATGAACGTGTCCACCGGCTGGGTCTCCTCCGTGCTGCGGCAGGTCGCACCAGCCTTGCAACCGTTCACCGACGCCGTCCACGACGCGGTGCGCCGGGCGCCGGTGGCGCATTTCGACGAGACCGCGCTGCGCGCGGCCGGTGTCCGATGGTGGCTGCACTCGGCCTCCACCGAGAAACTCACGACCTATCTGCTGCACCCCCAACGCGGCCGCGACGCGATCGACGCGTTCGGTGTCCTGCCCGGCTTCGCCGGCATCGCGGTGCACGACGGCTGGCACCCCTACCGCACCTACACCGAGGTCGTCCACGCGCTCTGCAACGCCCACCACCAGCGCGAACTCATCGCCGCCACCGAAACCCACCCCGATCAGGACTGGCCCGGCCTGCTGATCGGCGTGCTCGACGAACTCAACGTCGCCGCCCACACCGCCCGCGACCTCGACCTACCCGAACTACCCGCCGAAGTCCTGCACCCGATGATCACCCGCTTCGACAAACACCTCGCCGACGGGCTGAACCTGCATCCCCGCAACCACATCGGACACCCGCAAGGCGGCCGGCCCCGCCAAAGCACAACCCGGGCCCTGCTCGAACGACTACACCGCCACCGCGACGACGTCCTGCGGTTCGCGTTCGACCTGACAGTGCCTTTCACCAACAACCAGGCCGAACGCGACATCCGCATGACCAAAACCCAACTCAAACTCGCCGGCTGGCGCACCACCACCGGAGCCACCACCTGGCTCACAGTGCGGTCCTACATCTCCACCACCCGCAAAAACGGCGTCCACACCCTCACCGCACTCCACAACGCCATCACCGGCAACCCCTGGCTACCAACCAACCCAGCAACCACCTGA